ATGTCAGCCTTAGTTGCTAGAAAAACATCTTTAGACATTAAACTAGCTGCTAATCCAATGCATGCTGTAATTAATGGTGCATGTCAAATGTTAAGTTTTAAGGCTACTATTGGTTTTTGGGAAATTTAACTTAACTTTTCAGGAACCAACAAATGAAAACTACTGCCTTTTCCAGGGCCGTCAGACTCTGCCCAAAGTCGTCCTCCATGAATTTCTGCATAGTTTTTAGCAATAGCTAGTCCAAGACCTGTACCACGCGCCCCAAATTCATATTTCCCAGAACTATGTTGCATTGGGTCTCCACCTGTATAAAACTTATCAAAAATTCGCTCTAACTCTTTTTCCACAATACCTATACCATCATCTTTAACAGTTATATGAATAAATTCTTTTTCCCGAATTAACTCTAAACTTATTTCACCTTTATCTAGGGTAAATTTAATAGCATTTTGTAAGAGATTTAATAGTATTAACCTAATCTTTTCTTTATCTAAACATACTTCTGAAATATCACTATCAATACTCAAATGTAATTTTTGATCACGTTTTTCAATAAATCCGCTTAAATCATTTATAACTTCACTTACTAAATCTTTTAAGTTAAAACTACTAGGTTTAAGCATTGCTTTTCCTTCAGTAATTTTTAGCATTTCTAAAATATCATTAGCAATAATAACAAGCCTATCTATGGTTTTGTGACAAACAGACAAAGCTCTTTGCTGACTTTTAGTTAGCGAGCTACTTGAAGCATTAAGTAAAACATCATGATAGCCTTTTAGAATAGTTAGCGGAGTGCGCATTTCATGAGAGGCTAAAATAACAAAGTTGGTCTTCATTTTATCTAGATCTTGCAAAGTTCGTGTTATTTGCTGTTCATTTCGGTAGAGTTTTTCAAGTTCACCATAAAGAGCGGCATTTTCTATTGCTACAGCAGCTTGATTAGCTAAAGACTCTATTAGTTGACGATCTAATTTAGTAAAAAGAGGTTTACCCATACGACGGCGAATATCTAAAACTCCTACAACTTTACCCGTACGAGTAATTATTGGTACATCCATAAAACCATTCTTATAGTAAGGCTTTAGGTTATTAGGAAAATTTAGTTCTTTTTCTGTAGGCTCATTAATAACAATTGTTTCAGCTTTAGTTACAGCTTGACCAACAATGCTATCTTCAATAGAAAATTGTAGTAAGTCATTTTGCCAGTGATCTTTTAGCCATAACCGATGAAAAACAATATTGTTATCTTCAACTAAACCAATACCTCCTGGTTCAGCACCAATAAGTTTTGCACTTTGTGACACAATATCTTGTAAAACTGTCTCTAGCTCAAGTTGTGAGTTAATAACTTGTATACTCTCTAAAAGCTGTCGTAAGCTAGCAATACGGCTTTCATGCCTACGCCTAAAAGCCTCAATACGCCAAGCATAAATACCATAGGCTAATAAAGCAATTACAACTATAACTAAAAAACGAAACCACCAGGTTTGCCAATAAGGTGGAAGTACCTCAAATTTTATTGCAATGGGTTGGCTCCCAAATACCAGCGGCTGAAACAGCTTTTACTAAAAATGTATATTCTCTTGCAGGCAAATTAGTAAAGCGTGCTAATCTTTGTTCACTAGGTTCTGACCATTTATTATCAAAATTCTCTAATAAGTAACTATAGCGTATTGATGTTTCATCAGTAAAAGACAAAGCAACAAAATCAAATTTAACAGTATTTTGCTTGTAATCTACACTAAAATAATCTGCTAAAGATATTTGCCCTTCTCCAGCTAAAATGCTTGTTATATGAACTATTGGAGCTTTGGCTACTAGTAATTGTTCTTTAGGCTGATATCGTATTACTCCTTCAATAGTGCTAAACCAAAGACTATTATCTATTTTTGATTTAATTCCATTAGTTATCCCATCATTAACTAAACCATTTTTGATTGTATAATTAGTAAATTTTTTACCATCAAAAACCGAAATTCCTCTTAAAGTACCTATCCATAAAGCTCCATTATAGCTAGTAATTGAACGGATAGCATTATCTGATAGTCCATCTTTTTTTGTATAATATTGAAATGTCTTTCCATCAAATCTAGCTATTCCAACACCCATGCCGACCCAAAATAACCTTGTTCATCCTGATAAAACCGATGAACATATTTATTAGGTAATCCTTCTTTTTCTGTATAATTAGTAAATTCTTTACCATTAAAACAACTTAAACCGCCTTCAGTACAAATCCATAAATTACCTTTATTATCTAAAGCAAAACTATTAACTTGATTTTTTATCAAACCTTCTTTAGTAGAATAAAAAGTAAACTCATTATTATCATAAACAACAATTCCATCACTTGTAGAACTATCTGAGCCAATCCAAATTCGCCCTTCTTTATCTTCAATAAAAGCTGTTATTCGTGTCTTTATCCCAATTTGACTAGGTAAAAAATTAGTAAATCTCCCTTTTTCATAACAAGAAATTCCTTTATGTCCACCTGTCCACACTCGCCCACGGCTATCAGCAAGCACTGCCCAAAGTTCTTCTTCCATTAAACCATCTTTTATTCCATAACTTTGAGTTTTACCATCAGGACTAAGAGAAATTAAGCCGTTGCTAAAAGAAGAAAACCACATTATCCCATCTGAAGCTTGAGAAACGGCTGAAATAGTACCTTCTCCTATGCCGTTTTTTTCTGTGTAGTTACTAAAATTTTCATTTAGAAAGTAAAAAACTCCACTACGTTGAGTCCCCCACCAAATATTACCCTCATAATCTTGCATATGGGAAATAATGTAATCGTCTGGAAGAGCATTTTTACGGTTAAATACCGTAAAATGTCCGTCCTTTTCTAATCGAGAAATTCCACCTCCATAAGTACCACACCAAACACGTCCAAAACGATCTAATCTTATAGAGCTAACTCTTTCACTACCTAAACCGTCCAAAGAAGTATAAGGACGGAAATTTTCTTGAGAAAAGTAGTAAACTCCCCCTCCTGTAGCAATCCAAACACCATTATTAGAGTCAAGAGCTAAATCAAAAACATTTTCATCTAAAAGCCCTTGTGCTTTGCCATAAACAGTAAATTTTTTACCATCAAATTTTGCTAAACCTGCTCCCCTTAAGCCCAACCATAAACCTCCTGATTTAGCTTCTAAAATTTTCCAAATAGGGCTATTAGGCAATCCTACTTCTAAACCATAATTAATAAATTTCTCACCATCAAAATGACTTAATCCCTTACTAGTACCAAACCATAAACTCCCATTTTCTGCACAAAGACCTGAGCGAATTTCATTTTCTGGTAATCCTTCGTTTACGGTATAATTAGTAAACTTACTTCCATTATAACGACTAATCCCGGAACGAGTTAAAAACCATAAATCCCCTTTTTTATCCTCTACAATTGCACGTACTGAATTATCAGCTAGACCTTGTTCCATAGTAAAAGACTGATATTTAACTCCATCATAACGACAAACCCCATCATTGGTAGCAAACCAAACATAACCTTTACTATCTTGAAGAATGTAGTAAACTGCATTATTAGGTAAACCACTGCTAGTATTATAAATCTTAAATTTATAGCTCTGTGCTAATACTGAAGGGACTAACAGTAAGATAAATAATATAGTTATGAGATATCTCATAGGGGCAAAATTGGTTAATTTACAAAATTAAAATAAGTTTAGAGGGTGATAGATTCTTTAGTTTGCACTTGGTAATTAAGCTTGTAAAGTAATATTTATAGATGTTTTTAGGAAAAATCCTAATAATATTTTAAGCTAAAATTTTTAGTAAAACAAAAGCGAGCCAAAGCGTTTTTAAGCTCTGCTCGCCTTTATTTTTAGAATTTTTTAATTAAATCTAGCCTTCAGCCTTTGCTTTTTCAACTTCATCAACTATAGCAGGTACAAGCTCAAATAGATCTCCAACAATACCAAAATCTGCAATATCAAAAATTGGAGCATTAGCATCTTTGTTTATAGCTACAATGGTTGACGCATTTTTCATTCCTACTACGTGTTGAATTGCTCCAGAAATGCCAACAGCTAAATAAAGTTTTGGTGCTACGGTTTGACCAGAACTACCAATTTGGCGATCCATTGGCAACCAGCCAGAATCACAAATTGGACGAGAAGCACCAATATCAGCTTCTAAAGCTGTAGCTAGTTTTTCTACTACAGCAATATTTTCTTGGCTCTTGATGCCACGACCAACAGAAACAATAATCTTAGATTGAGTTAAATCTACAGATTGTTTAGCTTCTCTAAATAATTCTTGTGGCTCTAGGCGGATTTGATCGGCTGAAAGAGTTACTGCTAGTGATTTTACTGAAGCACTGCCTGCTTCAATATCATCTCCTCTAAAAGCTCCTGCTTGGAATGAAATTAAAACTGGTGCGCTGTCATGAACGCTAACATCAGCATTAATTTTTCCTTGGAAGATTTGTCTTACTAAAGTAAGTTTTGAGCCGTCCAATTTATAGCCAACACAATCAGCAATCAAAGATTTACCCATTGATGTAGCTAATTTAGGAGCAAAGTCACGCACTAAGTAAGTATGTGAAAGTAAAACATAGCTAGGTTGAAGTTGTTCAATGGCTTGGCGCATTGCTAAAGAAAAGCCATCAGGAGTGTAATTTTTTAAATGTTCATTATCAACTAGATAAACATTATCTACTTTTTGTTGCTAGTTCTTGAGCAATTGCGTCTACTCCAGAGCGTAACAAAACTACTGAAAGTGGCTGGCTCAAGCTAGCTGAAAGGCGTTGACCAGCTACAACAGCTTCATAGGTGACACGATTAAGCTTACCTTCGCGTTGTTCTGCAAATACAAGTATTCCGCTCATTAAATTTCGCTCCTCTTTATATGCTAGCGACTAAAGCGCGCGCATTTGCTTTAATTTGTTTACTAATTTGGCCGCTGCTTCTTTAGCTGAACCATCAATGATTTCTGTTTTCTTACTTTTAACTGGAAAGTAAACTTTCTCAATTCTTTGCTTAGAGCTTAAAAGTTCTGCATTAAGAGAGAGATCTGCTAAAGTAACTTTGCGAATTTCCTTCTTTTTAGCATTCATAATTCCCTTTAAGGTAGCATAGCGAGGTTGATTAAGCCCTGATTGAATGCTGATAGATGCTGGCATAGGCAATTTGTACCATTGGAACCAACCTGCTTCTAGTTCTCGCTTAACTCTTACAGTTTTGTTAGCTTCATCAGCTTCTACAGCCATTGCAATGGTAGCACTTGGAACGCCCAATAATTCCCCTAAAATTACACCTGTTTGAGCAAAGCCATAGTCATCTGATTGAAGACCTGTAAAAACTAAATCAAAGCCTTCTTTAGAAATTACCTCAGCCATTGCTCTAGCTTGACCTAGTGCATCTAGGTTATCTAGGGCTGGGTCACAAATATGAATTGCACGGTCAGCCCCTTTAGCAAGTGCTTCTTTTATAACCATTTGAACACGTTCTGGGCCTAGTGAACAAATAACCACTTCGCCCCCTAGTTTTTCTTTAATTTGCAAAGCTTCTTCTACAGCATAAGCATCTGGCTCATTTGTATCATAAGCAATATCACGATCTTGTATCCAATTACCTGTCTCATTGATACGCAAAATCGCGTCACGAGAAGGAACTTGTTTAACACAAACTATTATTTTCACGATTTTACTCCTCAAAACGCTTAAAGATTAATGCAGCATTTGTTCCACCAAATCCAAATGAGTTAGAAAGCACATATTGCATCTTGGCTGAACGCGCTTTATTTGGCACATAGTCAAGGTCACAGTCTGGGTCTGGTGTTTCATAGTTAATGGTTGGAGGGATAAGCTGGTGATAAAGTGCTAACACACTAATTCCTGCTTCTAATCCTCCAGCAGCACCAAGTAAATGTCCTGTCATTGACTTAGTAGAACTTACTGGGATTTTATAAGCATGTTCACCAAAAACTTGTTTAATAGCAAAAGTCTCTATTTTGTCATTAAAAGGGGTTGAAGTGCCATGAGCATTGATATAACTAATATCTGTTGGGCTAAGTGCAGCATCTTTAAGAGCATTTTTCATAACCCGAATAGCACCATCAGCATCTTCTGAAGGTTGAGTAATATGGAAAGCATCTGAAGACATACCATAGCCAACTACTTCAGCAAAAATTCTTGCTCCTCGTTGGCGAGCATATTCATATTCTTCAAGCATTAAAATTCCTGCACCTTCACCAATAACAAATCCATCTCTTTCTTTATCAAAAGGACGGCTAGCTGTTTGTGGAGATTCATTTCTAGTTGAAAGTGCGCGAAGGGCAGCAAAGCCAGCAACACTCATTGGAGTAATAGCACCTTCGGCCCCGCCACAGATCATAGCTGTAGCGTCACCGCGCTGAATAATCTTAAAAGCGTCTCCTATTGCATGCGCTCCTGAAGCACAAGCTGTTGCAGTAGCAGAGTTTGGCCCTTTTGCACCAAAACGAATTGAGACATTACCAGAAGCAAGATTTACAATTGTGGATGGAATAAAGAAAGGTGATACTTTGCCTGGCCCACCCTGTAGTAATTTAGTGTGTTCACGCTCAATAATGCCAAAGCCACCTATTCCTGAACCAATATAAGTACCTACTTGGTCAGCTATTTCTGGAGTTATTTTTAGCCCAGAAGAATCAACTGCTTCTTGTGAAGCAGCAATGGCATAGTGAATAAACACGTCCATTTTCTTAACTTCTTTTTTAATAATAAACTTTTCTGGATTAAAATTTTTTACTTCTCCAGCAAATCTTACTGGATATTCTTTAACATCAAAATGAGTAATATTTTCAATACCGCTACGACCTGCAATCAAACTACTCCAATTATCTTCCGCAGTATTACCGAGCGCGCTAACTAATCCAACGCCTGTAACCACTACTCGACGATTCACACAGCCTCCTAACTAAAACTTTTACTTAATAAAAATTTAAGGTTTTTAAGTTAGTTAATTTAGCTTAATAGCTTATTTTGCTAAATGACTCTCTATATAAGCAATTGCATCTCTAACACTAGTAATTTTTTCAGCATCTTCATCTGGAATTTCAATACCAAATTCTTCTTCAAAGTGCATTACTAGTTCAACTGTATCTAAAGAATCAGCACCTAAATCATCAATAAATCTAGCATTAGAAGTTACTTCTGCTTCATCTACACCTAATTCTTCAACAATAATTTGTCTTACTCTTTCTTCAACATTTGATACTTCTGCCATGACTTTTCCTACCTTTCAAATATAAATATTAAATTAGTTTTTCAAAATAATTTTCTTAATTAGCACTCACACTATTACTACAAGTGTTATTACTAATAAATTGTTGTAGAGTTTTATCGTCTTCTATATTAGCTAACGAGACGTTATCAACAATGTTTTTTATTAATCCTATTAAAACATTTTTTGGCCCGACTTCAATAAATCTAGTTACACCATTCTCAGCTAATAATTTTATAGATTCTGTCCATCTGACAGGAGCGCAAACTTGTCTAATTAAGCTATCTCTTAGCTTTTTGCCATCCATAATAATCTGAGCATCAACATTATTAACTAACGGGATTTTTGGACTAGGAAAATCTACTGCTTCTAAATCTTTAGCTAAGTTATCTGCGGCTGGTTTCATAAGTTGGCAATGAAATGGTGCGCTAACAGGTAGAAGTTTTACACGTCCAGCTTTACGCAGTTTTAGTTCTGCAATTGCTCTTTCTATAGCTTGCTTTTCACCTGCAATTACGGTTTGTGTAGGAGTATTTAAGTTAGCCGTGCTACAAACTTCTGAGCCTGCTACTTGTTGGCAAACTTCTTCTACTATTTGAAAGTCTGCCCCAATAACTGCCGCCATAGCACCAACTCCAGCCGGTACAGCCGTCTGCATATAAAGACCTCGTTTATGAACTAGTTGAACGGCTATAGCTAAATCTAGCACCTCAGCAGCAACTAAAGCAGAATATTCTCCTAAACTATGGCCGGCTAAATAATCCGCCTTTATTCCTAAACTGGCTAAAACTCGGTAAACAGCAACAGAAACAGTTAAAATAGCAGGTTGTGTATTAGCAGTTAATTGCAGTTCTGTATCTGGCCCTTCAAAACAAAGTTTACTAATAGAAAAACCTAATGCTTGATCAGCTTGGTCAAAAACTTCTTTTGCTACTGGATATTTTTCATAAAAGTCCCGCCCCATTCCTACATATTGTGAAGCCTGACCGGGAAAGACAAAAGCTGTTTTTGTCATAACTAAATCTACACTCCTAAATTTTTACTGGTCTTCATATAATTGAGTAAATACATGCTCTCGATTTTTTAAGAAATAGCGAATCATTAAAATATCAATAAGTAAACCTAGTATAAGGCTTATTACTAGTAAAGCTGGAGCAAGGAAAAAAGAAAGATTATTAAGTAATCTATATGTTCCTACAAAACCAATACTAAGAAAAACTGCCCCTAAGCCAATGCCCAAAAAGAACTTAGTTAGAAAGCTAGATATTGTTATTTTCTTTTCTACTTTATTTAAGTTATCAACCACATCAAAAAACTATAGTTTTTTATTTCAATCAAGGGTTTGAGTCAAGGAATTTGGCCGTAATTTGACAATCTGTTAGGATTTGATCTGTAAAACGTCCTTGTTCTGTAGCTTGTTTTTCTAGCTGCTCTCGCTCATCTAAAGAAGGATTTCCACGTCCCTGACTATAAACAAGTAATTGCTTTAATGTTACTTCATCAACAACACGCCAAATAGCGTATTGCACTGGAGTTAAATCTACTTTTGTTTCTGTTTCTGGATGGCGAAAACAGAAACATTCAACTAATCTTCGTAAATCACCACTAGCTATATTTCCTAGCTGATATTCTGCCGGTTTATAGGGGTAATGACGGCGCATTTGTAGGGAAAAAACTTCCAAATTACCAGTCCATTCACCATATGCAACCACTTCAACTTGAACTGAGCGAGTAACAACTAAGTCTTGATAACGAGCCACTAACGCGCGTAAAACTGTACCACAATCAACTCGGAAAGTTTGAGTTTGGTTAGTTTCATTTTTGATATGCAGTGCAACTACTTCCCCAAAGGGTTGTGCTTCATCTAGTTTTTCTGTTAAAGCAGAAATATTTTTAATAGTTAAAGAACCTTTAGCAACTAATTCTGCTATCTGAGGTTTTTGCTGACCTTCATACCTAGTTGGCGTGCCAAAATCAATGGGTTTACTAACATTATTAGCATTTTGGCAAGCTATTAAGCTAATTAGAAATATAGCAAAAAAAAATTGTTTCCTTACCATTTAACTAAAGTCGCGCCCCAGGTTACTCCAGCACCAAATGAAACAAACATTACTATATCATTCTTCTTTATGCGATTTGCCTTAAGACATTCATCTAGAGCTATTGGGATTGAAGCAGAAGAAGTATTACCAATACGAGCAATATTACCATATACTTTTTCTGGTGGAATTCCTAAACGCTCTGCTACAGCATCAGCAATACGTTGATTAGCTTGATGAGGAACAAGTAGGTTAATATCATTAGCTTTTAAGCGAGCTTCATCAAAAACTAAATTAGAGATTTCACACATATTGCGGACAGCTATTTTGAAAAGCTCATTACCCTTCATTTTTATATAGTGAAGCCCAGAGTTAATACTTTCGTATGTAGCTGGATGACGAGTCCCACCACCAGGAATATAGAGATATTCTGCATAATCTCCATCGCTTTGCATACGTGTTGCTAAAACTCCAGAACCATCATCCTTAGGTACTATTACAGCCGCTCCTGCACCATCTCCAAATATTACGCAAGTAGCACGATCCGTATAATCAACATAGCGTGAGAGT
The window above is part of the Blastocatellia bacterium genome. Proteins encoded here:
- a CDS encoding GAF domain-containing sensor histidine kinase; this translates as MSQSAKLIGAEPGGIGLVEDNNIVFHRLWLKDHWQNDLLQFSIEDSIVGQAVTKAETIVINEPTEKELNFPNNLKPYYKNGFMDVPIITRTGKVVGVLDIRRRMGKPLFTKLDRQLIESLANQAAVAIENAALYGELEKLYRNEQQITRTLQDLDKMKTNFVILASHEMRTPLTILKGYHDVLLNASSSSLTKSQQRALSVCHKTIDRLVIIANDILEMLKITEGKAMLKPSSFNLKDLVSEVINDLSGFIEKRDQKLHLSIDSDISEVCLDKEKIRLILLNLLQNAIKFTLDKGEISLELIREKEFIHITVKDDGIGIVEKELERIFDKFYTGGDPMQHSSGKYEFGARGTGLGLAIAKNYAEIHGGRLWAESDGPGKGSSFHLLVPEKLS
- a CDS encoding electron transfer flavoprotein subunit beta/FixA family protein, which codes for MKIIVCVKQVPSRDAILRINETGNWIQDRDIAYDTNEPDAYAVEEALQIKEKLGGEVVICSLGPERVQMVIKEALAKGADRAIHICDPALDNLDALGQARAMAEVISKEGFDLVFTGLQSDDYGFAQTGVILGELLGVPSATIAMAVEADEANKTVRVKRELEAGWFQWYKLPMPASISIQSGLNQPRYATLKGIMNAKKKEIRKVTLADLSLNAELLSSKQRIEKVYFPVKSKKTEIIDGSAKEAAAKLVNKLKQMRAL
- the fabF gene encoding beta-ketoacyl-ACP synthase II; the protein is MNRRVVVTGVGLVSALGNTAEDNWSSLIAGRSGIENITHFDVKEYPVRFAGEVKNFNPEKFIIKKEVKKMDVFIHYAIAASQEAVDSSGLKITPEIADQVGTYIGSGIGGFGIIEREHTKLLQGGPGKVSPFFIPSTIVNLASGNVSIRFGAKGPNSATATACASGAHAIGDAFKIIQRGDATAMICGGAEGAITPMSVAGFAALRALSTRNESPQTASRPFDKERDGFVIGEGAGILMLEEYEYARQRGARIFAEVVGYGMSSDAFHITQPSEDADGAIRVMKNALKDAALSPTDISYINAHGTSTPFNDKIETFAIKQVFGEHAYKIPVSSTKSMTGHLLGAAGGLEAGISVLALYHQLIPPTINYETPDPDCDLDYVPNKARSAKMQYVLSNSFGFGGTNAALIFKRFEE
- the acpP gene encoding acyl carrier protein encodes the protein MAEVSNVEERVRQIIVEELGVDEAEVTSNARFIDDLGADSLDTVELVMHFEEEFGIEIPDEDAEKITSVRDAIAYIESHLAK
- the fabD gene encoding ACP S-malonyltransferase; amino-acid sequence: MTKTAFVFPGQASQYVGMGRDFYEKYPVAKEVFDQADQALGFSISKLCFEGPDTELQLTANTQPAILTVSVAVYRVLASLGIKADYLAGHSLGEYSALVAAEVLDLAIAVQLVHKRGLYMQTAVPAGVGAMAAVIGADFQIVEEVCQQVAGSEVCSTANLNTPTQTVIAGEKQAIERAIAELKLRKAGRVKLLPVSAPFHCQLMKPAADNLAKDLEAVDFPSPKIPLVNNVDAQIIMDGKKLRDSLIRQVCAPVRWTESIKLLAENGVTRFIEVGPKNVLIGLIKNIVDNVSLANIEDDKTLQQFISNNTCSNSVSAN
- a CDS encoding ketoacyl-ACP synthase III, yielding MGNLLRASIAGTGHALPEKILTNEDLEKLVETTDDWIMTRTGIRERHVARPDEYTSTFAVAAARQALETAGVKPSELDLIICATVCPDMALPSTACLIQTQLGAKRAAAFDLVAACSGFIYSLTVADQFIRSGTAKRILIIGAELLSRYVDYTDRATCVIFGDGAGAAVIVPKDDGSGVLATRMQSDGDYAEYLYIPGGGTRHPATYESINSGLHYIKMKGNELFKIAVRNMCEISNLVFDEARLKANDINLLVPHQANQRIADAVAERLGIPPEKVYGNIARIGNTSSASIPIALDECLKANRIKKNDIVMFVSFGAGVTWGATLVKW